The sequence below is a genomic window from Tubulanus polymorphus chromosome 1, tnTubPoly1.2, whole genome shotgun sequence.
TCAGGTTAGCTGATATAGCCCGGGGCCGTGAGTTAGTTTCTTCCGCGTGTGGATATGATTGTGAATACCACCGGAATGACATCCGTAGTCCCCGTCGTCAAAGTGATAACTGTAAACCTTCATCCTATTCTAGATATCTAATCTGTTCATCTCTTAAACATACAtattcatctttttcttttgaaaCAATTAGCAACATGATGTATGAATAAAGTAAATTCAATATCGCTTATATAGTTTGATGCAGTCATCTGTGGTGACCAGTTTTGAAGATCAGTTATTCACTTACGTACAGATTGGTCAACAAAACCCCCTAAAATTGGAAACATTTCTATCCGCACAAATactattctattttccagTCGCCTTGACCGATTTATTGGGAGAGTGTTTCGACGGTTTTAAGATCCTTTGATAGCGTATACATGGCGGCGAAAATGTGCGTACCACGAGCGTATACGTGCACAGCCATATATCCTCTCGCATGGTGGCTACAAAGACGGCGATTATTGAGATAAgatcaaattgatttattaggAATTCTAGACGgttgatgatagtaataacAACGGTGCTCATGTTCTTAGCGGCATTGAATCAATTTCAGCTTTATGATCATTGCGTTGCCCGTCGTGTGGTCGCTAAATCCTAAACGACACTTATGGATCATTATCCCGGCAAAGGGCATTTCCTCGGCTCCAGTTGAAACGGGCCGACTGCCAAATGTCGCCGGCTAAATCCCGCGCTCTTTCGTTGTACAGTGGAACCGCGTTATTACGAACTCGGATATGTACAACGATTCATAGGGTATAACAATATAGTATTCCGCCTCAAGTaagacaatttgattaatttcatactggatatgacgaacatattttctggtcgaggaggagagaatcccacaatgataatagaaagtccgaaaatgattttctggtcccgtgatGTTCGCTATAACTAGGTTCCGCTGTATTACCTATCAAGGTCAGGGATATCGATGGTGACTTAGTTCTTCGccattattgaaaattgccCGTAATTGCGGTAATAACACCGCCGCCGTTCGGCCAAAGTAAATCTATGGCTATACATCAACCTCTTTTCGGTGCACAGATAATATACTCTGGAGCATTCAAGCAACCgaataaaaattcaagataCAAAAGGAGCTTGCTGATTATAGGTTACAACTGATTTCACCTTTCCAGCTCGGTAATATCAGTCATATCTACACTGGGATCCGAACTGAAGTGACTGATAGTTACCAACAACTAGGATTCCGCTTCGGTGTATTTTCTTGTAGAACTGTTCTGATCCGTGCGGCCTCATTATATGACTTGCTGATCGTAGATGACTGTCACAATCGTCAGTCGTTCCACAGGGACTCATGACTTTCCTGCGGGTCGATTGCTGAAATCAACAGGTTATATAAAACTGCTTGAATTCGCTCAATTCGGATCTTTTGGGACCGTAAAAATTTGTCCGATGTCcgtgatatccgagttgggTGTTATGTATTTCTTAGGCCTTTTTTAAATTGCTTGCAGCACGGATCCGGCGCTGTCGTTTCCGTCAATTtgggaaaaaagaaacatttttttttttaaatttttcccTTCACCCGTGCTGAAAATCCGTGAActtttaaagaaataaaaaatatttttattttttcccggCCGCCGTTCTGCAATGACCGCtaaattagagaaaaaaataaaattttatgtttttccgTCCTCCTGACGTGTCTTTTTTCAACGTTCCCGATGTTTGTCATCGAGGTTTCTTTCGGTAAACAGTAGGATTTCGGCAAGCGAAAATGGCGGCGGCAGCTTTCCAACTCATTTGTCGGAAAGGAAGCAAAGAGCTTGACATGCGACTGTCAAGGCTGTCACTTGGTCTCAGGGTGTCTGATGTGGCATCTATGGTAGATACAGATGGCGGAAAGGTGGTGAGAGTGGAGGGAGGCGCCACAGCAGAGTCCAAGACGATGAAAGATGGAAAGAGGCAGAGGCATTATACAAGACTGTGCGTCCAATTTGCATTACGTGCCTTGATGCTGGACTGTGCGTGGTTGGGAGGGGCAAAAAATAAGATTGTGTTCTGTTccgaaataaagaaatatgtgatttaacaattttatattttttcttttataccTCCAGGATATCCCATAATAGCAGGCAATAAATgggaaattttttattttttgtttgtttttcttccCTTCACCCTTCCAGATTATGCGATGAAACTACTGTTTGaaaggaaaaaaataaaattattttttttatttcttttcccTTCACCCTTCCACTTTTTACAAGGTCAtttggaaaaatttttttttttatttttcatttttttccctCCACCCTTCCATTTTTTGGGTAATAAAATCCGTGCTGCAAGCAATTTAAAAAAGGCCTTAGTGCCAAAAAAGTATCTACAAAACCATccgagttgaacggttatccGAGTTGATCAGATCTGACTTGGGCGGAGTCTAACTCTATAGTTGAAAACAATCATTATTATAGTTGCACACGAAATAGACGGGTACATGAAATCAAAAATCCTTCTAAAAACAGGGTTTCGTTTAACCCGAATACCTTATGGACAAAACTGTCGGACGTGAAGAAGCAAATTGTCGATTACTGTGTGATATTATTCGCGTAAAAATGTGATCTGTAGATGGGTTTCTTTTCTGCGCCACATTGTGAATAGAATGGGTATTacttcaattcaaattaaccAATAACTGTTATCCAAgttaaaatacaaaatttcatatatttccaTACTTCATTGCTTTACCACTACTAGACCTACACTCTTTTATCAATCTATATGTTGAGGCTATATTATACCTACTGATTGTCAATATTAGTGCAGCAATGGGTTTCATATACCATTGCCATTTCACGGCGGATATAACATTCTATGCTGCTATTTCGCGGCGGATAGTTTCGCGTTGTTACAGGTAATGACCGATACACGGTTCGAACTCGAGAGTACCTTTCAATTAGTTCAGCAGCTGAGAACTCTTTAACAAATCTAACTGGATACGCGCCATCATTacagatatatttacaaagccACAGTTTAAATAATGTAATTTGAAAACAGTTTATTGACTGTAAAGCCTTTTTTAGTTGTGGAGTATGGGTTTTTCGAGAAAGAAGTGGTAGGGCGAAgggaaaaaatttaaaaaattttcataATAGGCGTTTTAAAATGGAAGAGAAcaggaaaatattaaaaaccaAAGTTGTTTATTATTTGAGTATTTTTTACATAGAACATCGGAAGGACTGCAGAAAAAActtgatgaattttattcaaatggtaggaaaaatgaaaaaaaaaaacatttttgcaaATCTTAAATTAGAAAAATGATGGACATGACAAGTTATTAGATTGAAAATCAAGACGGACATAGCAAAACTTGTTccttaaattgaaaaattgtgatgaaataCGATTTAGAACTAAAAATGTGttttaatttgatgatttttgcagaattctggGAGGCGTATCCGTActccaagtaattaaaaaGGCATAAAGcataaaatgaaaagtttGTTATAATAAACTTGTCTGAGATTTTATGGAAAAACTACTCGGGATATTTAtgtaaaaacataaaaaaacatttatttacattcatACATagatatgtacatgtacatcagttTGAAATGATTGTTTCTCTTAaggaaaattcataaatccgGAGGAgcttttttcattcaaaagtcAGTTACCTCGAACCTAATCTTTTCATACCGGTAATTTCTCGATCAATCATTGACGTCATAACTGGTCAACTGTCTCGTCATCTGACTGGCAGCTAAGTATTAATTGGTACGCTTTATTCTTATCGTGCGGGTCTATTCGCGTCGTAACTTGCTGCTGATTTTCGAACGTCACCGATTCCGCGCCTTTAATTGGTTTCCGGCGGCCATTTTGTTGCGTGAAAGTGCCGTTCTTAGAGTTCCTCGATCGGCGCGTCTCCCCGTTCATGCGTCCCGCCGGCTGGTCTTGGTCCATTTTCTGCAGTTTTACCGCCAGGCTCTGCTCTTCGGACGGGGAATTGGCCATCCGTCGACGCCGCCGACATATCACTACGGCCACGACGATGACGATCACCGATAGGACGAAAAATACCGATATGATGATTCCCAATTGCAAACCGATTCCATGACCTGCAAAAGATTTATCACATCAAGAAGTGGCAAAGCTCTGAAAGCGAAGAACGTAGTAGGAGCAGTATTTTTGGGCCATATCATTCTAAAGCGAAGTTCATAAAAGTGTAAGTTTAAATGTATACAAGCGAAGTACACATTATGATATTCTTGTTCTGTACAAATATCCTTTATTAAAggagcaaataaaaatgtaCATTTAAGCTCGGAAGAGCATCGCGGAAGTACGGAAGGGCATCGGGGCCATATGAttttaagtcgaaattgtTTACTTAGTAAGCCAAATTTCAACTTGGATAGAAATGGTAGCAATGACCATGATGCGATCTTTTGGGGGATTTTCCTGTTGTGGACGGAATGGAAAAAGTCTGGAGGGCAAATTAATGGATCATTTTTAAACGAGCGATGATTTATCGTTCATATCTTCTCTTATTATGTGGGGAAACGTgcaatgtttattttattgcCCGAAGCGTAAATTCATTTCGTAACGCGCTTCTGCGACGCCAGAATCGAAAttcatatcaattttccaattcCACGCAATTGCCTCGTATCGATATAGTTTCTCTGGCGAAAAGGCGAGATTTGCTGTCAAGTCGTGTATACGGATGCTTTTATAAAAGCGTACGTATAGATGAATAGGATGGGGTTGTTTTGCCGGCGGCGAAGCATCGGTATTATACACAGTTGTTGTAACGGAGAAGCGATAATTGACACACCTTACTGCTGTAAACAATATATTGTACGGCATATGCGCGTTCTCCAGACAAAAATGGAAACTCGTTAGCATTTTGATCTGACATCGATTGCCTTCTCCCTAGACATAAACGCTACGCTTTTGAATTCAATGGTTTGTTTTCGCTGGTGGTATGGTGGCAATATGTATATTAAAGGTTTTGCCACTGAAGAAACGGAGCGCTGGAAACCTTAAAATGTATATCTCGATTAGAATCGTGATTCTACCCAGCACTTACAGTTTTCCTCATCGCTTTTGTCGTAGAAGCCGCAGTTCGGTATCTTGTTACACTCAAACTCTTTGGCGATGCAGTATCGTTTCAAGTCGTTGCACAACATTCCGGCCGAGTCCATGCACGTCACACCGCCGGCGCACCAGAAACCGTCTTCACACGCGCCTTCTGTAGCTACTACACGTGGAGCAaggaaataaatcaaacaacgTTATAAATTTACAAAAGACTTAGGCTTATAAAGGCTTTTGTCACTATGAAACCCACTAAGAACTATGAAAGCTGATATCAGATAAAATAGAGCAGTTTTTCTCGTGTTTTTCTTTCGTAATCAATTCACAAAGGAAACGATTTGAGAGAATGTGTTTTGGAAAGTGTCCAATCTTAAGGTATGAAAATTTAGTGGCGTTAGATAATAATAGATATGATAGGACGGTagctaattttttttctaagaaaTACTTGGAATCCGCCCGTCGACCGGTCGGACTTACAACATCTTAGGTCGGACTTGCAAtcgattgaaatgataaaaaattcgGATAAGTGCGATCATGCGCGCACGCATGCACGTATACCTTTGCTTGGAATCTGCACTGCTGTCCAGACGAGTCTAAATCCCTTGTTTCCACGGGCATTCGAAGCACCAGCCCTGTAcctgaattaatgaaaaattgcCGTGTGAAGATGAACCGTGCGACCCATCGGTAATAGAATGACGGCGTGATTTTAGAAAAGTTCGCGTGCTAAGATGCGACTGGTAAATAATGTATCGATAGAACAAGCTGTTAAAGAAGAAGCGGGTGACGGTACGAAATGTAGTGCGGAGGTTGGAACTGGAGAATTCGCAGTGTTTTTAGGGTGGTCGAATCACAGCCGTAGccaaataaaataatttagcACAGCCAAAAAATTGGACCAGGCCCACACTATAATCGTACAACGCCTCTCGTTTTGAAGCCAAAATTGAAGATCTCTTGGCCTGTGTAGATTGCCTTGTTAAAGTTACTAGGTTTATACCAGCAATCAGCATGTCAAGATAGACATCTTAGTCTCGCCCGAATTCAGGTAAACGCAAAGTAAAGAATTCGTttgtgtaatgaatttcttatGGCGATAATTGCCGCTTCACAAGCCTTTGACTGTTTTAAACTTTAGAGTTATCAATCTTCGTATCACTATGTGCCGCAAAATAATATTGTTTGTATCATAAGAGATTGTTTGTATCATTAAATTATTGGTGTTCAAATATTCTGGCGCGAGTCCAGTATACGGCATTATACATGTAGTGCGTGCGTAGAGTGTAGCGCTATTCGGTCAGTGTTTACAGCAAGTGACAGTTGACAGTCGACAGCTAGGGTAAACGATGAGAAGAGGTGGCAACCTATCTCACATAACTGTAATATTGCAGTTTTGTCATTTGCCTTAACAGCCATTTCTGTTcatagttttcaatgtttctcATAAATCCAGTGCGTATATACGTAATCGGATGATTGGATAATATTGATTCGAAACACCAGAAAGCCACGCATGTTTAACCTTTGgaatatgttcaccagggcaTTTTCCCTCAGTGCGATGCTTATATTAGATAAGCTTCCGTGTACATTTCcctataaaaacaaaatatcacgaaccaatttttttcagtacaGATAGCCGATTCGAGTATGAATTCCGACGTAATCTCAAAAAGCACCGGGAATAATTGATTTCGTGGCAGAAGAAAAGACGATTAGGTAGGTGCCTCCCTGATATATGCAATCACACGGAACCTAAGTGCTGTGTGGGTTGTTTACTGTCAACCATCCTGTTGAGTCATCACCTAACTGGTGTGTAGGAGTAGGATGTCTGCTGTCAACTGTCCTGTAAGCTATCatccagggcccggttttatagactggtattatctttaaccaggGGTTAAAGGGTGTCGCTTGTCATCAGCTGTAAACTAACGTCACTTATATCGAGGATCCATTTTGTCCATTAATAGATTTCTAAATTCGCCAATTCGCAACAACTTACTCTTGCACTATAACGCCGTATATCGGACTTGCGTCTATTTACCTTTATTTCACGGTTGAtataataaaccattttacagttgctagccgccattttgttagggtacttttgtcctgtattgttgggtcatttttttctctttttttaataactatccgtgatgcgtgttatatcatatttcatctgtccctgggtggattttgacagtttcagcaacattcaaaccgtgtgaatctctagttttcagttatgtaaaagtcatttctaatatttgcaacaatgcgacatgggAGCGATATAtaaatcggtggtcagtttttgccgtgcgcataaaaatccagggtactgaactttgaagttcgttattttcagaaataagtttccaaaaaatccaaacatttcaagaactgtgcgcataaacgtcccctttcaggtgaactttAAAATTTTCAGATATCTTGCCAAGTTTTTATCCTATGgctctttaactgcagcgcgtgtattgtcattccgagattcggcgccattttctttgcgtgtatttcagtatatgagtgttattttttcactttcactacacttgtctccacggaaaatggttttaattgttggtatgTGTATCAGGTGTTAATATTACGTTATTTATACAATATAATAGATCGAAGACATTAGAGAGGTTGGGGTTTGAAGGATTTTTCTGACCAGTTTCAGCAACAGAGACTGAGCGGTATTTTGATCACGCGCCCATTCGAAGTTGCGCGCGGGAAGAGAATAGGCATATATTGAGATGGTAGAAGTAAAGAAATATAACACTCaaaatcgagtatgatgaccatttaaatcagTAGTCCATTAATCAATTTACACTATCTACTGAAATTAGATGGATGGAGAAGTGGTCAAAAAGCTGTACATATGGGGTGGGGGAaatattcagctactttctatGAATACTTTCTATTAAGTACACAAAAGATCGATTAGATCGGGAAGAAAATATAAGAAAacgttttcttgttttggtgGTGATATATCAAGTTTCAAGTCTGAATGTCAGACACAgttgataaaaagtaaaaagtgacATCTACCATCACAAAAACGCAAGTAGTGTGTGGattgcatttacaacaaatGAGTGATAATTTGGGTTTTCTTGGGTGCATGTACGTAAGCCTCTGCCTGCCGTAAAAGCGGTTACCATTACAGCCATTACGAACTAGCGCCGGAGAacggaatacagtattaatgccgtaatatttaaaaaatgatacacataccaacaattaaaaccattttccgtggagacaagtgtagtgaaagtgaaaaaataacactcatatactgaaatacacgcaaagaaaacagcgccgaatctcggaatgacaatacacgcgctgcagttaaagagcCATAGGATAAAAACTTGGCAAGATATCTGAAAATTTTaaagttcacctgaaaggggacgtttatgcgcacagttcttgaaatgtttggattttttggaaacttatttctgaaaataacgaacttcaaagttcagtaccctggatttttatgcgcacggcaaaaactgaccaccgatttaTATATCGCTcccatgtcgcattgttgcaaatattagaaatgatttttacataactgaaaactagagattcacacggtttgaatgttgctgaaactgtcaaaatccacCCAgagacagatgaaatatgatataacacgcatcacggatagttattaaaaaagagaaaaaaatgacccaacaatacaggacaaaagtaccctaacaaaatggcggctagcaactgtaaaatggtttattgtacatgtacattatCTTCAGCTTATCGCATAATATCTAATAATAAAATCGGGACAAATTGACCGTGGCCTAATTGCATTGCGATAGCGGCTTACCTTACGACGACACGAAATCCCGTCGACAAAAAATCTTTAACTCTTTGTTCGTATAGAGACAGTTGGCCGCAAACTCGTTCTTCCGGTCGATCTGTTACGGTGGCGAAACCGTTATATAT
It includes:
- the LOC141910667 gene encoding neuropilin-1-like — protein: MKFTSSIHDLFPLPVFLFTIIDIAGCNAKCEYHFSSHTVPGGTFTTPNFPNNYPDRTYCKYIISGTLDERIRLDFVAFELEVRSEAGCLFDYVDILAVDHDGQPYKLGRLCGDIIPQPIISKYPKLEVIFKSDYVRGHRGFKAKYEFLSERWQPFPPSSELCGADYMTGPGGVLTSPGYPKPFIPDLECTWMIKVERHKRILLTFHELDLGPTVKCEGTAVSIYNGFATVTDRPEERVCGQLSLYEQRVKDFLSTGFRVVVRYRAGASNARGNKGFRLVWTAVQIPSKEGACEDGFWCAGGVTCMDSAGMLCNDLKRYCIAKEFECNKIPNCGFYDKSDEENCHGIGLQLGIIISVFFVLSVIVIVVAVVICRRRRRMANSPSEEQSLAVKLQKMDQDQPAGRMNGETRRSRNSKNGTFTQQNGRRKPIKGAESVTFENQQQVTTRIDPHDKNKAYQLILSCQSDDETVDQL